The following are encoded in a window of Stigmatella erecta genomic DNA:
- the recN gene encoding DNA repair protein RecN — MLLGLRISNVAVIEEVEVGFGAGLTVLTGETGAGKSILVDALGLLLGGRADADVVRAGCDEASVEGVYACTPGVAARLEELGLPNLGDEVLVRRVVGRNGRGKAYVNGSLVTVGVLARLTRGLVDIAGQHEHVSLFDAGLHRALLDRYGNLADAVATYAQHYTAFRDVEARMESLGGDEARVRERAEFLRFQRDEIDRLSPEPGEDVALDAERRRLAGAEKLKRQAAEAEVLVAGDESSALETVGRALGLINDAVRYDATLGPIAQSLGSALAELEEAQRRLNRYTEALESDPSRLAEVEDRLDAIKRLCRKHATSLEGVLKKRGELETELSTLENRTEILEELSRERQAAEARARESATGLSRARAACAGEFSAQVREGLAGLALGKAAFEVRITPGGPLRPEGTDEVEFFFSANPGEPARALAKVASGGEASRLLLALKRALADSDGCGSYVLDEADSGVSGAIADVVGRMMKEVSGHRQVLCITHLPQVAAYADAHLLIRKGLKAGRTVSEVVPLAAGDERTRELARMLSGVEVTREAMGAAEALVRSAHRAMGGSPRPRRDPAPGGGSRGRLRRSA; from the coding sequence GTGCTGCTCGGACTGCGGATTTCGAACGTGGCGGTGATTGAAGAGGTGGAGGTGGGGTTCGGGGCCGGCTTGACCGTGCTCACGGGGGAGACGGGGGCGGGCAAATCCATCTTGGTGGATGCGTTGGGATTGTTGCTGGGCGGCCGGGCGGATGCGGACGTCGTGCGCGCGGGGTGTGACGAGGCCTCCGTGGAGGGTGTCTATGCCTGCACGCCCGGGGTGGCCGCGCGCCTGGAGGAGCTGGGGCTGCCCAACCTGGGGGACGAGGTGCTGGTGCGCCGGGTGGTGGGACGCAACGGGCGGGGCAAGGCGTACGTGAACGGCTCGCTCGTCACCGTGGGCGTGCTGGCCCGCCTGACGCGGGGGCTGGTGGACATCGCCGGCCAGCACGAGCACGTGAGCCTCTTCGATGCGGGCCTCCACCGGGCCCTGCTGGATCGCTACGGCAACCTGGCCGATGCGGTGGCCACCTATGCCCAGCACTACACGGCCTTCCGGGACGTGGAGGCGCGCATGGAGTCGCTGGGGGGCGACGAGGCCCGGGTGCGCGAGCGGGCGGAGTTCCTGCGCTTCCAGCGCGATGAAATCGATCGCCTGAGCCCCGAGCCGGGCGAGGACGTGGCGCTGGACGCGGAGCGCCGGCGGCTCGCGGGCGCGGAGAAGCTCAAGCGCCAGGCGGCCGAGGCCGAGGTGCTCGTCGCCGGCGATGAGAGCTCGGCCCTGGAGACGGTGGGGCGGGCGCTGGGGCTCATCAACGATGCGGTGCGCTATGACGCGACGCTCGGGCCCATCGCCCAGTCGCTGGGCTCGGCCCTGGCGGAGCTGGAGGAAGCGCAGCGCCGGCTCAACCGCTACACGGAGGCGCTGGAGTCGGATCCCTCCCGGCTGGCGGAGGTGGAGGACCGGCTGGATGCCATCAAGCGCCTGTGCCGCAAGCACGCCACCTCGCTGGAGGGCGTGCTGAAGAAGCGCGGCGAGCTGGAGACGGAGCTGTCCACGCTGGAGAACCGCACGGAGATTCTGGAGGAGCTGTCGCGGGAGCGGCAGGCGGCCGAGGCCCGGGCGAGAGAGAGTGCTACAGGTCTGTCGCGCGCGCGCGCCGCGTGTGCCGGGGAGTTCTCGGCCCAGGTGCGCGAGGGGCTCGCGGGGCTGGCCCTGGGCAAGGCCGCCTTCGAGGTGCGCATCACCCCGGGGGGGCCGCTGCGGCCCGAGGGCACGGACGAGGTGGAGTTCTTCTTCAGCGCCAACCCGGGCGAGCCCGCGCGGGCCCTGGCGAAGGTGGCCTCCGGCGGCGAGGCGAGCCGCCTGCTGCTGGCGCTCAAGCGGGCCCTGGCCGACAGCGACGGGTGTGGCTCGTATGTCCTGGACGAAGCGGATTCCGGGGTGAGCGGCGCCATCGCGGATGTGGTGGGGCGGATGATGAAGGAGGTGAGCGGCCACCGTCAGGTGCTCTGCATCACCCACCTGCCCCAGGTGGCGGCCTATGCGGACGCTCACCTGCTCATCCGCAAGGGGCTCAAGGCCGGGCGCACGGTGTCCGAGGTGGTGCCGCTGGCCGCCGGGGACGAGCGCACCCGGGAGCTGGCCCGCATGCTGTCGGGCGTGGAGGTGACGCGCGAGGCAATGGGGGCGGCCGAGGCCCTGGTCCGTTCGGCTCACCGCGCCATGGGCGGCTCTCCCCGTCCCCGGAGAGATCCGGCGCCGGGGGGGGGCTCCCGGGGGCGGCTCCGGCGGAGCGCCTGA
- a CDS encoding DEAD/DEAH box helicase encodes MQSSVDTRDPLSPQDGQWLRALKAEVPSATFKQGREVAENRRVFGLQREGGRIRAQVAGTTGVRYEVALEPKDGKVNSTCTCEEWNTEGPHCKHVVAVALIYAARFRPLPPPTQATQATPAASPVAAREPSRPAPEPEDEEEVPAPELPAGDAVSLPALAKVESWLGLSALADYEFFYRLTLSTTGPGGRHWVMDVRRQDAQMKGPVHVKRLLQAGTRISPADERVFVVLARHEHRYDSRIVLSDEDLAEVLELLRHRRVIYRGTPLIFSEEPVRPQIHLESRPDGATARIELLFPDGVGAQIKDVILLAGQRTWVIQAQLLFAVEPDFPPRLLRKWLLEPVMAFPASQLDRVLTFFAAHLPRFRMVLKADNIDVDESVEPHFLLTLEGTPERVKAQLAARYGQTTVPVSPTASHLGYASGVGNESRKLYRRREELERGAGKQLLELGLRFDAAAQVYETSGDAALEFWARGLASLPASWERFGVQAPKVRLRPKIKPRIRVGMSGVNWFDLDAEFVTDDQAVDLGAVRMWLDSGRRFVPLKDGSFAEADAAELKRVADILEEAGAMPGRTRTRLPLHQSVALDLLADLGEFTEVEAKARQAMMELRDTAGVPKVALPDGLTATLRHYQESGLSWLWFLHRHGLSGILADDMGLGKTVQSLSLLQKVANEEGRKPSLVVAPTSVLANWEREAERFTPNLKVMVWHGQDRKERAEDLKDMDLVLTSYALVRRDLDQLSQVGFRYVILDEAQNIKNADSATAQSCKTLPSDSRLALTGTPLENRLSELWSLFDFLMPGFLGSAEGFSDRYEQPIQVANDITARDRLRRRIQPFILRRLKTEVASDLPPKTESVAWCEMEPGQAALYREVLEESRRKVSESIEKVGFKRSRVSILAALMRLRQVCCDPRLLKLPPNTLLPASAKLERFGQLVDDLVAEGHRALVFSQFTEMLELLKGEADRRGMSYLYLDGRTKDRMAKVDDFNRPDGPPLFLISLKAGGTGLNLTAADYVIHYDPWWNPAVEDQATDRTHRIGQTRAVISYKLITRGTVEEKILSLQRRKKELAAGVLGTEGDFGKLLTEQDIADLFTES; translated from the coding sequence GTGCAATCATCCGTCGACACCCGAGACCCTCTTTCTCCGCAGGACGGCCAGTGGCTGCGCGCCCTGAAGGCCGAGGTCCCGTCCGCCACCTTCAAGCAAGGCCGTGAGGTCGCGGAGAACCGCCGCGTCTTCGGCCTCCAGCGCGAGGGGGGCCGCATCCGTGCCCAGGTGGCGGGGACCACGGGCGTGCGCTACGAGGTGGCGCTGGAGCCCAAGGACGGCAAGGTCAACTCGACCTGCACCTGCGAGGAGTGGAACACCGAAGGTCCTCACTGCAAGCACGTGGTGGCCGTGGCGCTCATCTACGCGGCGCGCTTCCGTCCGCTCCCTCCGCCCACGCAGGCCACGCAGGCCACCCCCGCGGCCTCCCCCGTGGCCGCGCGTGAGCCGTCCCGCCCGGCCCCCGAGCCCGAGGACGAAGAGGAGGTGCCCGCCCCGGAGCTTCCCGCCGGGGATGCGGTGAGCCTGCCGGCGCTGGCCAAGGTGGAGAGCTGGCTGGGGCTCTCGGCGCTGGCCGACTACGAGTTCTTCTACCGCTTGACGCTGTCCACCACGGGCCCCGGCGGACGCCACTGGGTGATGGACGTGCGGCGCCAGGACGCCCAGATGAAGGGGCCCGTGCACGTCAAGCGCCTGCTCCAGGCCGGCACGCGCATCTCGCCGGCCGATGAGCGGGTGTTCGTCGTGCTGGCCCGGCACGAGCACCGCTACGACTCGCGCATCGTCCTGTCCGACGAGGACCTGGCCGAGGTGCTCGAGCTGCTGCGCCACCGCCGGGTCATCTACCGGGGCACGCCGCTCATCTTCTCGGAAGAGCCGGTGCGTCCGCAGATCCACCTGGAGTCCCGGCCGGACGGGGCCACCGCCCGCATCGAGCTGCTGTTTCCGGATGGCGTGGGCGCGCAGATCAAGGACGTCATTCTCCTGGCGGGCCAGCGCACCTGGGTCATCCAGGCGCAGCTGCTGTTCGCGGTGGAGCCGGACTTCCCGCCCCGGCTGCTGCGCAAGTGGCTGCTGGAGCCGGTCATGGCCTTCCCGGCCTCCCAGCTCGACCGCGTGCTGACGTTCTTCGCCGCGCACCTGCCGCGCTTCCGCATGGTGCTCAAGGCGGACAACATCGACGTGGACGAGTCGGTGGAGCCGCACTTCCTGCTCACCCTGGAGGGCACGCCGGAGCGCGTGAAGGCGCAGCTCGCCGCGCGCTACGGGCAGACCACGGTGCCGGTGTCCCCCACGGCCAGCCACCTGGGCTACGCGAGCGGCGTGGGTAACGAGAGCCGCAAGCTCTACCGGAGGCGCGAGGAGCTGGAGCGCGGCGCGGGCAAGCAGCTCCTGGAGCTGGGCCTGCGCTTCGATGCCGCCGCCCAGGTCTACGAGACCAGCGGGGACGCGGCGCTGGAGTTCTGGGCGCGCGGGCTCGCCTCGCTGCCGGCCTCCTGGGAGCGCTTCGGCGTGCAGGCCCCCAAGGTGCGGCTGCGGCCGAAAATCAAGCCGCGCATCCGCGTGGGGATGAGCGGGGTGAACTGGTTCGATCTCGACGCGGAGTTCGTCACCGACGACCAGGCGGTGGACCTGGGCGCGGTGCGCATGTGGCTGGACTCGGGGCGGCGCTTCGTGCCCCTCAAGGACGGCAGCTTCGCGGAGGCGGACGCCGCCGAGCTCAAGCGCGTGGCGGACATCCTGGAAGAGGCCGGCGCCATGCCGGGCCGCACGCGCACCCGGCTGCCGCTGCACCAGTCCGTGGCGCTGGATCTGCTGGCGGACCTGGGCGAGTTCACCGAGGTGGAGGCCAAGGCGCGCCAGGCGATGATGGAGCTGCGCGACACGGCCGGGGTGCCCAAGGTGGCCCTGCCCGACGGGCTCACCGCCACGCTGCGCCACTACCAGGAGTCGGGCCTCTCGTGGCTCTGGTTCCTGCACCGCCACGGCCTGTCCGGCATCCTCGCGGACGACATGGGCCTGGGAAAGACGGTCCAGTCCCTGAGCCTGCTGCAGAAGGTGGCCAACGAGGAGGGCCGCAAGCCCTCGCTCGTCGTGGCCCCCACGAGCGTGCTCGCCAACTGGGAGCGCGAGGCCGAGCGCTTCACCCCCAACCTCAAGGTCATGGTGTGGCACGGCCAGGACCGCAAGGAGCGCGCCGAGGACCTGAAGGACATGGACCTGGTGCTGACCTCCTACGCCCTGGTGCGGCGCGATCTGGACCAGCTCTCCCAGGTGGGCTTCCGCTACGTCATCCTCGACGAGGCGCAGAACATCAAGAACGCCGACAGCGCCACCGCGCAGTCGTGCAAGACGCTGCCCAGCGACTCGCGCCTGGCGCTCACCGGCACGCCGCTGGAGAACCGCCTGAGCGAGCTGTGGAGCCTCTTCGACTTCCTCATGCCGGGCTTCCTCGGCAGCGCCGAGGGCTTCAGCGACCGCTACGAGCAGCCCATCCAGGTGGCCAACGACATCACCGCCCGGGACCGGCTGCGCCGCCGCATCCAGCCGTTCATCTTGCGCCGGCTCAAGACCGAGGTGGCCAGCGACTTGCCGCCCAAGACCGAGAGCGTCGCCTGGTGCGAGATGGAGCCGGGCCAGGCCGCGCTCTACCGCGAGGTGCTGGAGGAGAGCCGCCGCAAGGTGAGCGAGAGCATCGAGAAGGTGGGCTTCAAGCGCAGCCGCGTGTCCATCCTCGCCGCGCTGATGCGCCTGCGGCAGGTGTGCTGTGATCCGCGCCTGCTCAAGCTGCCGCCCAACACGCTCCTGCCCGCCAGCGCCAAGCTGGAGCGCTTCGGCCAGCTCGTGGACGACCTGGTGGCCGAGGGGCACCGCGCGCTCGTCTTCAGCCAGTTCACCGAGATGCTGGAGCTGCTCAAGGGCGAGGCCGATCGGCGCGGCATGAGCTACCTCTACCTGGATGGCCGCACCAAGGACCGCATGGCCAAGGTGGATGACTTCAACCGCCCGGATGGCCCGCCGCTGTTCCTCATCAGCCTCAAGGCGGGCGGCACCGGCCTCAACCTCACCGCGGCCGACTACGTCATCCACTATGATCCGTGGTGGAACCCCGCCGTGGAGGACCAGGCCACGGACCGGACGCACCGCATCGGCCAGACGCGCGCGGTCATCAGCTACAAGCTCATTACCCGCGGCACCGTGGAGGAGAAGATTCTCTCCCTCCAGCGGCGCAAGAAAGAGCTCGCCGCCGGGGTGCTGGGAACGGAAGGCGACTTCGGTAAGTTGTTGACCGAACAGGACATCGCCGACCTGTTCACGGAAAGTTGA
- a CDS encoding ABC transporter ATP-binding protein, with protein sequence MQPLPPSAHSPLAIEVKGLIKRFEDTVAVAGIDLEVPVGQCLGLLGPNGAGKTTTVEILEGLQPPTAGKVELLGRTWDRDAASLRERIGIALQETRFPERLTVEETVQLFRSFYAQGLPVEEAIGLVRLEEKRHTYSMKLSGGQRQRLALAVALVADPEILFLDEPTTGLDPQSRRALWDVIEGLKGKGRTVVLTTHYMEEAQVLCDQVVIMDHGRIVAQGTPSQLIASIGAEQIIEFASTPDLPAEALAEVPTFVSARSRGDGHTLSVRELHTALPGLLSVVAARGARLRHLSTRQATLDDVFLTLTGRALREEESS encoded by the coding sequence GTGCAACCTCTTCCCCCTTCCGCCCACTCACCGCTCGCCATCGAGGTGAAGGGGCTCATCAAACGCTTCGAGGACACCGTGGCCGTGGCGGGCATCGATCTGGAGGTGCCCGTGGGCCAGTGTCTCGGCCTGCTCGGGCCCAACGGCGCGGGCAAGACCACCACCGTGGAGATCCTCGAAGGGCTCCAGCCTCCCACCGCCGGCAAGGTCGAGCTGCTCGGCCGGACCTGGGACCGTGACGCCGCGTCCCTCCGGGAGCGCATCGGCATCGCGCTCCAGGAGACGCGCTTCCCCGAGCGCCTCACCGTGGAGGAGACGGTGCAGCTCTTCCGCTCCTTCTATGCCCAGGGGCTCCCGGTGGAGGAGGCCATTGGCCTGGTGCGCCTGGAGGAGAAGCGCCACACGTACTCCATGAAGCTCTCGGGCGGCCAGCGGCAGCGGCTCGCGCTGGCGGTCGCCCTGGTGGCGGACCCGGAGATCCTCTTCCTGGACGAGCCCACCACGGGGCTGGACCCCCAGTCCCGGCGGGCGCTGTGGGACGTCATCGAGGGCCTCAAGGGCAAGGGCCGCACGGTGGTCCTCACCACGCACTACATGGAGGAGGCCCAGGTGCTGTGCGATCAGGTCGTCATCATGGACCACGGCCGCATCGTGGCCCAGGGCACCCCGTCCCAGCTCATCGCCTCCATCGGCGCCGAGCAGATCATCGAGTTCGCCTCGACGCCGGACCTGCCGGCCGAGGCGCTCGCGGAGGTGCCCACGTTCGTGTCCGCCCGCTCCCGGGGCGATGGACACACCCTGTCGGTGCGGGAGCTGCACACGGCCCTGCCCGGGCTGCTCTCGGTGGTGGCCGCGCGGGGCGCCCGCCTGAGGCACCTGTCCACCCGGCAGGCCACGCTCGATGACGTCTTCCTCACCCTCACGGGCCGGGCCCTCCGCGAGGAGGAGTCCTCATGA
- a CDS encoding Stp1/IreP family PP2C-type Ser/Thr phosphatase gives MSKTAGQTASPRLKVVSAGLTDVGRKRNHNEDSFLIDEELQLYVVADGMGGHAGGGTASRIAVETIDKELRRARESRDNPFISTSNLQDALIPEALRTAVEKACLAIYTAAQEDSRLSGMGTTVISLVVKDDQAFFAHVGDSRAYLIRGELIQQISEDHSLVNEQIKAGMITAEEAKHSRYKNIITRSVGFEEEVQVDVMGVISEPGDVFLLCSDGLANMLEDKEIHELVLQTSHFQDVPQKLIDFANERGGDDNITVIVVQVQA, from the coding sequence GTGTCCAAAACGGCAGGACAGACCGCTTCTCCGCGGCTGAAGGTCGTCTCGGCGGGTCTCACCGACGTCGGCCGGAAGCGGAACCACAACGAGGACAGCTTCCTCATCGACGAGGAGCTGCAGCTCTACGTCGTGGCGGATGGCATGGGTGGCCATGCAGGGGGCGGTACCGCCTCCCGCATCGCCGTCGAGACCATCGACAAAGAGCTGCGCCGGGCGCGAGAGAGCCGGGACAACCCGTTCATCTCCACCAGCAACCTTCAGGACGCGCTCATCCCCGAGGCCCTGCGCACCGCCGTCGAGAAGGCGTGCCTGGCCATCTACACCGCGGCGCAGGAGGACTCGCGCCTGTCGGGCATGGGCACCACGGTCATCTCCCTGGTGGTGAAGGATGACCAGGCCTTCTTCGCCCACGTGGGTGACAGCCGCGCCTACCTCATCCGCGGCGAGCTCATCCAGCAGATCAGCGAGGACCACTCGCTGGTCAACGAGCAGATCAAAGCGGGCATGATTACCGCCGAGGAGGCCAAGCACTCCCGGTACAAGAACATCATCACCCGCTCGGTGGGCTTCGAAGAGGAAGTCCAGGTGGACGTGATGGGCGTCATCTCCGAGCCCGGCGATGTCTTCCTGCTGTGCTCCGACGGCCTGGCCAACATGCTCGAGGACAAGGAGATCCACGAGCTGGTGCTCCAGACGTCTCACTTCCAGGACGTGCCGCAGAAGCTGATTGATTTCGCCAACGAGCGGGGCGGCGACGACAACATCACCGTCATCGTTGTACAAGTTCAGGCCTGA
- a CDS encoding threonine synthase has product MPFSHLTHLSCTKCGKTYDPAALLNVCKEPGCGGSLFAEYDLPRLSREDTASRDRTIWRWHELMPARTPEDIITLGEGGTPLLHARRLGARLSLPDVWIKEEAGNPTGSFKARGLGAAVTMAKALGAKAIALPTAGNAGGAAAAYAAKAGLPCHVFMPRDTPKVFRLECEAYGAKVTLVDGLIDDCGRIVAQRKEAEGWFDVSTLKEPYRVEGKKTMGYELAEQFGWTLPDVIIYPTGGGTGLIGMWKAFDEMERLGWIGAKRPRMISVQAEGCAPIPKAFAEGKDVSVRFENAHTYASGLRVPKAYADYLVLKILRESKGEAVTITDDEMRRGVNELASSEGLYAAPEGGAAWEAVKKLLAAQKLQPTERVVVFDTGTGYKYID; this is encoded by the coding sequence ATGCCTTTTTCCCACCTGACGCATCTGTCCTGCACGAAGTGCGGGAAGACGTATGACCCGGCGGCGCTCCTCAACGTCTGCAAGGAGCCGGGGTGTGGCGGCTCGCTCTTCGCGGAGTACGACTTGCCCCGGCTCTCGCGCGAGGACACCGCCTCGCGCGACCGGACCATCTGGCGCTGGCACGAGCTGATGCCCGCCCGGACTCCCGAGGACATCATCACCCTGGGCGAAGGCGGCACGCCCCTGCTGCACGCCCGGCGCCTCGGGGCACGGCTCTCCCTGCCCGATGTCTGGATCAAGGAAGAGGCTGGCAATCCCACCGGCTCCTTCAAGGCCCGCGGGCTGGGGGCCGCCGTCACGATGGCCAAGGCGCTCGGGGCGAAGGCCATCGCCCTGCCGACCGCAGGCAACGCGGGGGGCGCCGCGGCGGCCTATGCGGCGAAGGCGGGCCTGCCCTGCCACGTCTTCATGCCCCGGGATACCCCCAAGGTCTTCCGGCTCGAGTGCGAGGCTTACGGCGCGAAGGTGACGCTCGTGGATGGGCTCATCGATGACTGTGGCCGCATCGTCGCGCAGCGCAAGGAGGCCGAGGGCTGGTTCGATGTCTCCACCCTCAAGGAGCCCTACCGCGTCGAGGGCAAGAAGACGATGGGCTACGAGCTGGCCGAGCAGTTCGGGTGGACGCTGCCCGACGTCATCATCTACCCCACGGGCGGCGGCACCGGGCTCATCGGCATGTGGAAGGCCTTCGACGAGATGGAGCGGCTCGGGTGGATCGGCGCGAAGCGGCCCCGGATGATCTCCGTGCAGGCCGAGGGGTGCGCGCCCATTCCCAAGGCCTTCGCGGAGGGCAAGGACGTCTCGGTACGCTTCGAGAACGCCCACACCTATGCCAGCGGCCTGCGGGTGCCCAAGGCGTACGCGGACTACCTCGTCCTGAAAATCCTCCGCGAGTCGAAGGGCGAAGCCGTCACCATCACCGATGACGAGATGCGCCGGGGCGTGAACGAGCTGGCCTCCAGCGAGGGACTCTACGCGGCCCCCGAGGGCGGCGCGGCGTGGGAGGCCGTGAAGAAGCTGCTCGCCGCCCAGAAGCTCCAACCCACCGAGCGGGTGGTCGTCTTCGACACGGGGACTGGGTACAAGTACATCGACTGA
- a CDS encoding adenine phosphoribosyltransferase — MNPDTSLSAELQARMRDVPDFPRPGIVFKDITPVLADPALFHRLILALAEPFRDQRITKVVGVEARGFILGAPVALALNAGFVPARKPGKLPSRTVTERYALEYGTDALEMHQDAVLRGERTLIVDDVLATGGTAEATAKLIAQVGGELVGFSFLIALGFLDGVKRLGPHRVHRLITL, encoded by the coding sequence ATGAATCCCGATACTTCTCTTTCCGCCGAGCTTCAGGCCCGCATGCGCGACGTGCCGGACTTTCCCCGTCCGGGCATCGTCTTCAAGGACATCACCCCGGTGCTGGCCGACCCTGCCCTCTTCCACCGGCTCATCCTGGCCCTGGCGGAGCCCTTCCGGGATCAGCGCATCACCAAGGTGGTGGGCGTGGAGGCCCGGGGCTTCATCCTGGGGGCCCCCGTGGCGCTCGCGCTGAACGCCGGCTTCGTCCCGGCGCGGAAACCCGGGAAATTGCCCTCCCGCACCGTCACCGAGCGCTATGCCCTGGAGTACGGCACCGACGCGCTGGAGATGCACCAGGATGCGGTGCTGCGCGGCGAGCGGACCCTCATCGTGGACGACGTGCTGGCCACCGGCGGCACCGCCGAGGCCACCGCGAAGCTCATCGCGCAGGTGGGCGGCGAGTTGGTGGGCTTCAGCTTCCTCATCGCGCTTGGCTTCCTGGACGGCGTGAAGCGGCTGGGCCCCCACCGCGTGCACCGCCTCATCACCCTGTAG
- a CDS encoding TetR/AcrR family transcriptional regulator, producing MGRPSNTDERRQQIVAGLLRVMSERGYERASVAEIARAAGLSPGLVHYHFHDKQEILLCLVDQLAQGVRQRVAAGLARVKGNSPKARVEAFLDAYLATGEDANPAAVASWVTISAEAIRQPEVRAIYETVVRTDLQHLETLVEALTGPGRAQSVAAGLFAAIQGYFVLAASVPGVVPPGSAASTVKRMASGLLD from the coding sequence GTGGGACGTCCCTCCAATACCGATGAGCGCCGCCAGCAGATCGTCGCCGGGCTGCTCCGGGTCATGTCCGAGCGGGGCTACGAGCGGGCCTCCGTGGCCGAGATCGCCCGGGCAGCGGGCCTGAGCCCCGGACTGGTGCACTACCACTTCCATGACAAGCAGGAGATCCTCCTCTGCCTGGTGGACCAGCTCGCCCAGGGCGTGCGCCAGCGCGTGGCGGCTGGGCTGGCGCGGGTGAAGGGCAATTCTCCCAAGGCTCGGGTGGAGGCGTTCCTGGATGCCTACCTGGCCACGGGCGAGGACGCGAACCCCGCCGCAGTGGCCAGCTGGGTCACCATCAGCGCGGAGGCCATCCGGCAGCCCGAGGTCCGCGCCATCTATGAAACGGTGGTCCGCACGGACCTCCAGCACCTGGAGACCCTGGTCGAGGCCCTCACGGGCCCCGGCCGGGCCCAGAGCGTGGCGGCGGGACTGTTCGCCGCCATTCAGGGTTACTTCGTGCTCGCCGCCTCCGTGCCGGGCGTAGTTCCCCCGGGCTCGGCGGCCAGCACCGTGAAGCGCATGGCCTCCGGGTTGCTCGATTAG
- a CDS encoding ABC transporter permease, with amino-acid sequence MNAGHPLWQLVLFRLRGFIREPEALFWVFAFPLLTSLALGVAFRNQALPELAVAVADGPEADALTAALDAVDGLTASRMTEAAGRDALRRGKAALVLLPGTPPQLVVDPQREEGRTARLMTADALNRLQGRVDPVAPQLQEVTEPGSRYIDFLIPGLLGFGLLSSSLWGLGWAIVQLRMGKLLKRLVATPMKRAHFLLSFLLSRSLLSLVEILFFVVFARLLFDVRMAGSYLAFIGLALFGSVSFGGLALLIVVRAKTSETANGLMNLATMPMMLLSGVFFSASHFPGWMQPLIQGLPLTALNDGLRAIMIDGAPLAALWPQSLVLGAWGFLSFLVALRYFKWL; translated from the coding sequence ATGAACGCCGGCCATCCGCTGTGGCAGCTGGTGCTCTTCCGGCTGCGCGGGTTCATCCGGGAGCCCGAGGCGCTCTTCTGGGTCTTCGCCTTCCCCCTGCTCACCTCCCTGGCCCTGGGGGTTGCCTTCCGCAACCAGGCGCTGCCCGAGCTGGCGGTGGCGGTGGCCGACGGCCCCGAGGCGGACGCGCTCACCGCCGCGCTCGACGCGGTGGACGGGCTGACGGCCTCCCGGATGACCGAGGCCGCCGGGCGGGATGCGCTGCGCCGCGGCAAGGCCGCGCTGGTGCTGCTGCCCGGCACGCCCCCCCAGCTCGTCGTGGACCCCCAGCGCGAGGAGGGCCGCACCGCCCGGCTGATGACCGCGGATGCCCTCAACCGGCTACAGGGCCGGGTGGACCCGGTGGCCCCCCAGCTCCAGGAGGTGACGGAGCCGGGCTCGCGCTACATCGACTTCCTCATTCCGGGCCTGCTGGGCTTCGGGTTGCTGTCCTCCAGCCTGTGGGGGCTGGGCTGGGCCATCGTCCAGCTGCGCATGGGCAAGCTGCTCAAGCGGCTGGTGGCCACCCCCATGAAGCGCGCCCACTTCCTGCTGTCCTTTCTGCTCAGCCGCAGCCTCCTGTCGCTCGTGGAGATCCTCTTCTTCGTCGTCTTCGCCCGGCTGCTCTTCGACGTGCGCATGGCCGGCAGCTACCTGGCCTTCATCGGGCTGGCGCTCTTCGGCTCGGTGTCCTTTGGGGGCCTGGCGCTGCTGATCGTCGTCCGGGCGAAGACCTCGGAGACGGCCAACGGGCTGATGAACCTGGCCACCATGCCCATGATGCTGCTGTCGGGCGTGTTCTTCTCGGCCAGCCACTTCCCCGGGTGGATGCAGCCGTTGATCCAGGGGCTCCCCCTCACGGCCCTCAACGACGGCCTGCGCGCCATCATGATCGACGGCGCCCCGCTGGCCGCCCTCTGGCCGCAAAGTCTGGTACTGGGTGCGTGGGGCTTTCTCTCATTCTTGGTTGCACTGCGTTATTTCAAGTGGCTCTAG
- a CDS encoding MBL fold metallo-hydrolase, with the protein MSLSFLTLGVGDAFSALRYSSCLAVEAEGQVLLIDCPHPIRKMMREASASSGVSLDADQVAGVALTHLHADHSSGLEGLSYFSFFLLKRKLSLLCHPEVAKRLWDGHLAAGMECLIEKHGEAPHPKHFDDYFAHTPLSTESAVRFGPFSIECRFTYHHLPTTALRIRAGGRCLGYSADTAFDEGLIAWLAEADLVVHETNYGVHTPYAKLAALPAGLRARMRLIHYPDDFDTAESVIEPLAQGRRYTV; encoded by the coding sequence ATGAGCCTGTCATTCCTCACCCTGGGCGTCGGCGATGCCTTCTCCGCGCTGCGCTACTCCTCCTGCCTCGCCGTGGAAGCCGAGGGCCAGGTGCTGCTCATCGACTGCCCCCACCCCATCCGGAAGATGATGCGGGAGGCCTCGGCGTCCTCCGGCGTCTCCCTCGACGCGGACCAGGTGGCGGGGGTTGCCCTCACCCACCTGCACGCTGACCACAGCTCCGGGCTGGAGGGGCTGAGCTACTTCTCGTTCTTCCTGCTGAAGCGGAAGCTGTCCCTGCTCTGCCACCCAGAAGTGGCCAAGCGGCTCTGGGACGGGCACCTGGCGGCTGGCATGGAGTGCCTCATCGAAAAGCACGGCGAGGCCCCCCACCCCAAGCACTTCGACGACTACTTCGCCCACACCCCGCTCTCCACCGAGTCCGCCGTCCGCTTCGGCCCGTTCTCCATCGAGTGCCGCTTCACCTACCACCACCTGCCCACCACGGCCCTGCGCATCCGGGCCGGGGGCAGGTGCCTGGGCTACAGCGCCGACACCGCCTTCGACGAGGGGCTCATTGCCTGGCTGGCGGAGGCGGACCTCGTCGTTCACGAGACGAACTACGGGGTTCACACGCCCTACGCGAAGCTCGCGGCGCTGCCCGCCGGGCTGCGCGCCCGGATGCGGCTCATCCACTACCCGGATGATTTCGACACCGCGGAGAGCGTCATCGAACCGCTCGCCCAGGGACGCCGCTACACGGTATGA